The Chryseobacterium glaciei DNA window ATTAAGGAAAGAGGAAATTTATCAAATCCTAAAGGAAATATTTACAAATCTCTTGAAGTAATCGATCAGAGAGAAGATAAAAAGATAGGAGAGATGCCTTTTGGAGATACTAAGGAAATGAAAGAAATTGTTTTTCCGACAACGATTAATAATTTTTTAAGTCAATGGTATACAGATAGTAATCATAAAGGTGGAAAGCATGAAATGGTTTTAATTTTAAAAAGATTAAAAACGACACTTGGTGAAACGGTAGGCAAAGAAACAGAAGCTGATATTGATTTTTCGGCACAAACTTTCCTTAAAGAAGGAGATAATTACAAATTTTTATATAAAAAAGATACAGTTTACAGCTTTAAGAATAAAAATATATCAGATGTTGTTGTAAAGAATATTCCGGTTATCATTGCAATGTTTATGAAGAAAACATATACAATGAAACCTACGGAAAATGCTGTTACAATGAATGATCTTGCAGATTATGAATTGTATGTAAGAAACAATTCTCAAGCTTATAAAAACGAACAATTAAAGGATGGTGTTTACCTAAGCAACACAGCGTTCTTAAATCAAACTCCGGAAATTGGAAATTATGTTCTTGAGAAAAACGAAAAAGGCAATGTTTTAAGAGCAATAAAAGAAGAAAACGGTAAAAAAGATAAGATTTCAGCGAATGAAATGTTTGCTTATGTAGAAAATGGAAAAGCTTACAAGAAAACATACTCAGGATTTTTAGAATTAAATAAAAATGAAAAAGGATTTTATATCGTCAGTAACAGAGGATATATTTTACCTGTCCGAAATTCAGCCGTTTTTGTGAGTGTTGGTGGTGGCGCTGGCGGAGGAATGTATGGCGGTGTTGCAATTGGACTTGTTGGTATTTTTGAGCGAGGGTTAAGGCAAAATAAGGAGAGAAAAGGAGAGATGTTTGAGATTTATATTGATCCCTTAACTGGAGAATATGATTTTTCAAACGAATAATTGAAATTAATTACATACTAAAAATTTAAGAGAGAGGATTTGTCTCTCTTTTTTTTATCTTTGCAAATTACAAGGTTCTTAAATGAAAAACATACGAAATTTTTGCATAATCGCTCATATTGACCACGGTAAAAGTACTTTGGCGGATAGGCTATTGGAATATACCAATACTGTTACTCAGAGAGAGTTGCAGTCTCAGACACTGGATGATATGGATTTGGAGAAAGAACGTGGGATCACGATTAAGTCTCACGCCATCCAAATGGATTATGAATATAAAGGAGAAAAATATATTTTAAATCTAATTGATACACCGGGACACGTAGATTTCTCTTACGAAGTTTCCCGTTCTATTGCAGCCTGTGAAGGTGCGCTTCTTATTGTTGATGCTGCACAAAGCATTCAAGCACAGACAATTAGTAACCTTTATTTAGCGTTAGAAAATGACTTGGAAATTATTCCGATTCTTAATAAAATAGATCTTCCATCTGCAAATCCGGAAGAAGTTACCGACGAGATTATGGGACTTCTAGGATGTAAATATGAAGACGTTCTTAGAGTTTCAGGAAAAACAGGTGAAGGAGTTCATGATTTGCTGGAGCACATTGTGAACAGAATTCCAGCTCCGGTTGGAGATCCGGATGCACCGCTTCAGGCGTTGATTTTTGACTCAGTTTACAATCCATTCAGAGGAATTGAAGCCTATTTCAAAATAGTAAATGGAAGTATTTCTAAAAACGAAAAAATCAAATTTTTCGCAACAGGAAAAGAATATGGTGCAGATGAAGTAGGTACTTTAAAATTAAAGCAGGTTCCAAAGAAAACAATTCATTGTGGCGATGTTGGTTACATTATTTCGGGGATTAAAGATGCGAGAGAAGTAAAAGTAGGTGATACTATTACCTCTTTTGTAAATCCTGCAGCTGCAGCGATTGACGGATTTGAGGAAGTAAAACCAATGGTTTTTGCGGGAATTTATCCTATTGAATCTGAGGATTTTGAAGAATTAAGATTTTCACTGGAAAAATTAAGACTAAATGATGCTTCTTTGGTTTTCGAACCTGAAAGTTCTGCAGCACTTGGTTTCGGTTTCCGTTGCGGATTCTTAGGAATGCTTCACATGGAAATCGTTCAGGAACGTTTAGACAGAGAGTTTAACATGGATGTTATTACGACTGTTCCCAACGTTTCGTACCACGGATATTCGAAAAAAGATCCTGAAACGACAATATTGATCAACAACCCGTCTGAAATGATTGATCCCAATCTTTTAGACAGAGTTGAAGAGCCTTATATAAAAGCTTCTATCATTACTAAATCTGATTTTGTAGGTTCTGTAATGACGCTTTGTATCGAAAAAAGAGGGGAAATTGTAAACCAGAGTTATTTGACGGCAGATAGAGTAGAATTAACCTTCAATATGCCTTTGGCTGAGGTTGTTTTCGACTTTTATGACCGTTTGAAATCTATTTCTAAAGGTTATGCATCATTCGATTATTCACCAATCGGAATGCGTTCTTCTAAATTGGTAAAAATGGATATTCTGATTAATGGAGATATGGTTGATGCCTTATCATCATTAATTCATGATTCTAATGCCTATTACATCGGTAAAAAGATGTGTGAAAAGCTTCGTGAACTGATTCCTAGACAGCAGTTTGATATTGCAGTTCAGGCAGCATTGGGAGCGAAAGTTATCGCAAGAGAAACCATTAAAGCATTAAGAAAAGACGTTACCGCAAAATGTTACGGAGGAGATATTTCCAGAAAGAGAAAGCTTCTTGAAAAACAGAAAGAAGGTAAAAAGAAAATGAAACAGATTGGTAGAGTAGAAGTGCCGCAATCAGCGTTCATGGCCGTTTTAAAATTAAATGATTAAGCATTTAGATGCATTTTTAATATTGAATCCACAGAAATTTTCTGTGGATTTTTTATTTTACAACAGGCTGATAATAAGCGTGAGATTATTCTTAACAGCACTTTCATGTCAAATTTTTCTAGAAAGTAAGAATTATTATTCATAGTTTTGTGTAATCGTAACGCAAATTGAAATATGGGTGCTCCAAAAAAATTACAGGATATAAAAGTTGCTGTAGACGCAGTTATTTTCGGATATTTTGATAAGAAAGATCTTCAGATTCTTTTAATTAAAAGAAAAATAGAACCTTTCAAAGGCGGTTGGGCGCTTCCTGGAGGCTTGGTTTTAGATGATGAAAATCTAGATGATGCAGTAAAAAGAGAGTTGCATGAAGAGGCGGGCATTAAGCCTGATTTTTTGGAACAACTTTATAGTTTTGGCAACGTTGGTCGTGACCCTAGGAATAGAGTAGTTTCTGTGGCTTATTTGGGTTTAGTAAATCCTTCCTATCATGAGTTGTTTGCTGACTCTGATGCTGAAGACGCACAATGGTTCAGTGTTAATAAACTTCCGAAGCTCGCTTTTGATCATGATAAAATCATTGATATTGCGTTAAAAAGACTTCGTACCAAAATTCAGTATCATCCAATTGGTTTCAATCTTCTTAATGAAGAATTTCCTTTTTCAGACCTTGAAAATTTATATAAAACTATTATCGGGCAAGAAATTGACCGCCGAAATTTCCGTAAAAAAATCATGAGCTACGGGCTTTTGAATGAAACGAATAACTTTAAAAAAGAGGGAAGCGGAAGACCCGGGAAATTATTTACCTTCAATCAGGAAAAATATAAAGAGCTTGAAGAGCAAGGATTTTATTTCGAAATTAAATAAGTTCTAAACACAAATATCACAAATGTTTTGCACTAATTTTCACAAATATTTTAATGTAAACCAGCAAAAAGATTTTTCAGAAAGATTCAAATTATATACATCAATAGGAACGGGCTTTAGCCCGTTTTTTAATGAACAAACATTCCATTGGCTTTAGCCAAAACTTAAATGAACATTAGTCAATTGTGCCATTCGTGAAAAATATTTGTTTCATTTGTATTTAAGCGGAATGAATTTTTATAACTGAAAATCAATAATTTAACTTAATTAGTGTAAAATAAACACAAATTAATTTGGTTGATAAAGTCTTGCTTTCTTATATTTGTGTAACAATAACGCAATCATGAAATACACATTACAAAATACAATAGAGAAATTTCAGAAAAAAGAAAACATAGAATTCTTATTTTTCTGGGGACATACAGTAAAAGAGGAGATTACAAAAGCTTGTTTCAGTCAATGGTTTCCTTTTCAATTTGAAGAAAACGGAATTGAATATAAAACTGCCGAACATTATATGATGGCCGGAAAAGCGAAATTATTTAATGATAATGAAAGGTTAGAAGAAATTTTAAAATCAGATTCTCCAAATCAGGCAAAAAACTTAGGAAGAAAAGTAAAAAACTTTGAGACTAAACTTTGGGACGAACAAAAATATAATATCGTAAAACGAGCAAATTTTTTAAAATTTTCACAAAATGAAAAGTTCAAAGAATTTCTTCTATCAACAAATGATAAAATTCTGGTGGAAGCAAGTCCATACGATACGATCTGGGGAATCGGAATGCTGGAAACAGATCCAAAAGCAGAAAATCCACTTCAATGGAATGGTGAAAATTTGTTAGGATTTGCTTTAATGGAAGTTAGAGATTTATTAAAAGAATAGGAATAATTCGCAAAGAATTAAGGCAAAACTATGCAGTTTTTAATTAGTG harbors:
- a CDS encoding NADAR family protein, with translation MKYTLQNTIEKFQKKENIEFLFFWGHTVKEEITKACFSQWFPFQFEENGIEYKTAEHYMMAGKAKLFNDNERLEEILKSDSPNQAKNLGRKVKNFETKLWDEQKYNIVKRANFLKFSQNEKFKEFLLSTNDKILVEASPYDTIWGIGMLETDPKAENPLQWNGENLLGFALMEVRDLLKE
- the lepA gene encoding translation elongation factor 4; protein product: MKNIRNFCIIAHIDHGKSTLADRLLEYTNTVTQRELQSQTLDDMDLEKERGITIKSHAIQMDYEYKGEKYILNLIDTPGHVDFSYEVSRSIAACEGALLIVDAAQSIQAQTISNLYLALENDLEIIPILNKIDLPSANPEEVTDEIMGLLGCKYEDVLRVSGKTGEGVHDLLEHIVNRIPAPVGDPDAPLQALIFDSVYNPFRGIEAYFKIVNGSISKNEKIKFFATGKEYGADEVGTLKLKQVPKKTIHCGDVGYIISGIKDAREVKVGDTITSFVNPAAAAIDGFEEVKPMVFAGIYPIESEDFEELRFSLEKLRLNDASLVFEPESSAALGFGFRCGFLGMLHMEIVQERLDREFNMDVITTVPNVSYHGYSKKDPETTILINNPSEMIDPNLLDRVEEPYIKASIITKSDFVGSVMTLCIEKRGEIVNQSYLTADRVELTFNMPLAEVVFDFYDRLKSISKGYASFDYSPIGMRSSKLVKMDILINGDMVDALSSLIHDSNAYYIGKKMCEKLRELIPRQQFDIAVQAALGAKVIARETIKALRKDVTAKCYGGDISRKRKLLEKQKEGKKKMKQIGRVEVPQSAFMAVLKLND
- a CDS encoding NUDIX hydrolase, translating into MGAPKKLQDIKVAVDAVIFGYFDKKDLQILLIKRKIEPFKGGWALPGGLVLDDENLDDAVKRELHEEAGIKPDFLEQLYSFGNVGRDPRNRVVSVAYLGLVNPSYHELFADSDAEDAQWFSVNKLPKLAFDHDKIIDIALKRLRTKIQYHPIGFNLLNEEFPFSDLENLYKTIIGQEIDRRNFRKKIMSYGLLNETNNFKKEGSGRPGKLFTFNQEKYKELEEQGFYFEIK